The Sphingobacterium bambusae genome includes a window with the following:
- a CDS encoding DUF4998 domain-containing protein — protein sequence MKIQNSKNLLYGMLVILIAFYVSSCSKSDDYKKYLEGGEITYTGKIDSVIVYSGKERVYVTGLFIADPKVTRLKVFWNNRQDSTEFAINRTQGVDTLKLMIPVIEGVHNFEFITFDSQGNRSLSVFKTGVSYGARYFSGLINRPYYTADYFAGDENTTISWGGIDLTSGATFTEVEYTNTEGKLITQRDSIGFGESVLKGYMPGEPLRYRTVFVPDTLSIDTFYTNYATNVLPRLAYLRNIDFPFQRSSWDGARWGIPASWTVNAAAKNAGTNTYGGYELRGGSGVLSLEGGWGLPGVTNGKIYQTTNLQAGRYRVTINAVDRGASGTVHFVAAEGASLPDEAGLASGTIAYVNCATSGNHVLEFTLTEAKRLTLGFVGNMPNTGSYFKVQGHITFQVL from the coding sequence ATGAAAATACAAAATAGTAAAAACTTGCTTTACGGAATGCTGGTCATCCTGATTGCTTTTTACGTTAGTAGTTGCTCTAAAAGTGACGATTACAAAAAATATTTAGAGGGCGGCGAAATTACCTATACCGGTAAGATAGACTCTGTAATCGTGTATTCTGGAAAAGAACGCGTGTATGTAACGGGTTTATTTATTGCCGATCCTAAAGTGACTAGATTGAAAGTGTTTTGGAACAATAGACAAGATTCAACAGAATTTGCGATTAACAGAACGCAAGGAGTTGACACGTTGAAGCTAATGATTCCAGTAATTGAAGGCGTACACAATTTTGAGTTTATAACCTTCGATAGCCAAGGGAACAGGTCATTGAGTGTATTTAAAACAGGAGTTTCTTATGGCGCACGTTATTTTTCTGGGCTTATCAATCGCCCTTATTACACTGCAGACTATTTCGCCGGCGACGAGAACACAACAATATCTTGGGGTGGCATTGATTTAACAAGTGGTGCAACATTCACTGAAGTCGAATACACAAATACGGAAGGTAAATTGATCACACAAAGGGACTCCATTGGGTTTGGAGAAAGTGTGTTGAAAGGCTACATGCCCGGTGAGCCACTAAGATACCGAACTGTTTTCGTTCCGGATACGCTGAGTATAGATACCTTTTATACGAATTATGCAACTAATGTCTTGCCAAGGTTGGCTTATTTAAGAAATATTGATTTTCCTTTTCAACGATCTTCTTGGGATGGCGCCCGTTGGGGAATACCGGCCAGCTGGACAGTGAATGCAGCAGCAAAGAACGCTGGAACTAATACTTACGGCGGATATGAACTTCGTGGTGGATCGGGGGTATTGTCATTAGAAGGTGGCTGGGGACTACCCGGCGTGACCAATGGTAAAATATATCAAACTACTAATTTGCAAGCCGGAAGATACCGTGTTACGATAAATGCGGTAGATCGTGGAGCAAGTGGTACTGTACATTTTGTTGCAGCGGAGGGAGCTTCCTTGCCTGACGAAGCTGGATTAGCTTCTGGCACAATCGCTTATGTAAATTGTGCGACAAGTGGAAATCACGTATTGGAATTTACATTGACCGAAGCGAAGCGATTGACTTTGGGCTTTGTTGGAAACATGCCCAATACGGGGTCTTACTTTAAGGTACAAGGTCATATTACTTTTCAGGTTTTATAA
- a CDS encoding DUF5000 domain-containing lipoprotein — protein sequence MKTNYMKSGIAALLTIVLFLGGCTEELREATVVNSNPPGEVSNIHVENLPGAARIRYALPDDQDLLYVKAVYTLASGREMVVKSSYYNNSLLVEGFADEKPYTIQLFAVNRSEVSSTPVDVTVEPLENPIWETFRSLEAIAAFGGIRVTAENSKEKDLTIMVMVDSLGEWVPSIDNIYTSAKEINRTIRGLDTIPKQFAITVRDQYMNFTDTLVTKITPLYETALPKSRYNAITLPTDAKQTYTSTGLAKMWDGDTFWWPNVSLTDVTINGPQWVTFDTGVLAKMSRIVVWDYPEYTNSGRMYYYGGNLRFFEVWGSDNPPSDGSWNNWTLLGTFESKKPSGLPMGQQTDEDYQLANTGLSFDFDIAAPKVRYLRIRTTRNWQGTSFMAIAEVQVYGDPR from the coding sequence ATGAAAACGAATTATATGAAATCCGGCATTGCTGCGCTACTAACAATTGTGTTGTTTCTCGGCGGTTGCACGGAAGAACTTCGAGAAGCTACTGTTGTAAACTCGAATCCTCCTGGGGAAGTAAGCAACATACATGTTGAAAATTTGCCAGGGGCAGCTAGAATACGCTACGCATTGCCTGACGACCAAGATTTACTTTATGTTAAAGCAGTTTACACGCTAGCTTCTGGACGTGAAATGGTAGTTAAGTCTTCCTACTATAATAATTCTCTGTTGGTGGAAGGTTTTGCAGATGAAAAACCATATACCATCCAGCTTTTTGCTGTTAACCGAAGTGAAGTTAGTTCTACTCCAGTGGATGTCACGGTAGAGCCGTTGGAAAATCCTATTTGGGAGACCTTTCGAAGTTTAGAAGCTATTGCCGCATTTGGAGGGATTCGTGTAACGGCGGAAAATAGTAAAGAGAAAGATCTTACAATAATGGTGATGGTCGATTCTCTTGGAGAATGGGTTCCTTCTATCGACAATATTTACACATCAGCAAAGGAGATTAACCGCACCATCCGTGGATTGGATACTATTCCAAAACAGTTTGCGATTACTGTAAGAGACCAATACATGAATTTTACGGATACTTTGGTGACGAAAATTACCCCGTTATATGAAACTGCATTACCAAAATCTAGGTACAATGCAATAACCTTGCCTACGGACGCTAAGCAAACGTACACCTCCACAGGCTTGGCTAAAATGTGGGATGGTGATACCTTTTGGTGGCCGAATGTTTCGCTGACGGATGTGACTATCAACGGGCCGCAATGGGTGACATTTGATACAGGAGTGTTGGCCAAGATGAGCCGTATTGTTGTGTGGGATTATCCAGAATATACAAACAGTGGGCGTATGTATTACTATGGTGGTAACCTTCGGTTTTTTGAAGTGTGGGGCTCTGATAATCCGCCATCGGATGGCAGCTGGAATAATTGGACTCTTCTTGGAACATTTGAAAGCAAAAAGCCTTCAGGACTTCCAATGGGGCAACAAACCGATGAGGATTATCAGTTGGCAAATACTGGGCTCAGTTTTGATTTTGATATTGCTGCCCCTAAAGTACGTTACCTGCGCATAAGAACCACTAGAAACTGGCAGGGTACATCCTTTATGGCTATTGCTGAGGTGCAGGTTTATGGGGATCCACGTTAG